In Paraburkholderia bryophila, a single genomic region encodes these proteins:
- a CDS encoding leukocidin family pore-forming toxin — translation MKAIRTTHLFAVPLLLSGLIIPMTGANGMDINRSPVAAVFDQFDSKKLSGISYIGGSNADDFGKLSSIRKMVLDEGRRYFVDLGGLSESQKKNIKQAIQDNLGVSFEADWLFVGRHKNNLIFTPLRSLDDAALKVAVNRAGKPTGSSAYGRNPTSEDQATLPHVAFYVDVNRPIRDWECTFPNSQFWERGSRTFCNNGNISLVYRVNLMRSLAFGLGGSATPDAKLVRISLDEESGGAGIQLNDRNLSWREAHTGRTVVDGWTNSHSTDAIAKDYRFTINAVDVSGNGQQSASILKTFPASNFNANYEHTEVSGFQIGVGGKDESNRSAPKIKLEPQFSYRQELTLRYKTEDYRILRSSSDSSRVSFIWERQQYPTAESLLNVATSPVWDTLYPIDSKKISALSYRGITPNFDVIYRAAPAAKGVTRFYIDSSVNIWAIYDAIYQHFYVVGSHKSYQAQEQWQKYRRVSEVVHFDVDWNHPVFTGGRPVNIQLGDQNNSCLANGSQGKVIIEACDLKSNAQSFIYDQYGRYVSAANAGQCLDGNDLTSLKPCNASLTQRWAWKDQSETLENEYVAGSFLAHDMRSNQMTLASPGASNVSTRMLTKFTDIFSQ, via the coding sequence ATGAAAGCAATAAGGACGACCCATCTATTCGCGGTTCCGTTGTTGTTAAGCGGACTGATCATTCCCATGACCGGTGCAAATGGCATGGATATCAACCGCTCACCAGTCGCAGCGGTGTTTGACCAATTCGACTCGAAGAAATTGAGCGGCATAAGCTATATCGGCGGATCAAATGCAGATGACTTCGGGAAGCTGTCGAGCATCAGGAAAATGGTTCTGGACGAAGGGCGACGGTATTTTGTTGATCTGGGCGGTCTGAGCGAATCCCAAAAGAAAAATATAAAACAGGCCATTCAGGATAATCTGGGGGTTAGTTTTGAGGCAGATTGGCTGTTCGTTGGGCGGCATAAAAATAATCTGATTTTCACTCCACTGCGGAGTCTTGATGATGCCGCGCTCAAGGTCGCGGTGAATCGCGCAGGCAAACCGACAGGCTCATCTGCGTATGGACGGAACCCAACGTCCGAGGATCAAGCGACGCTGCCTCATGTGGCATTTTACGTTGATGTCAATCGCCCGATTCGTGACTGGGAATGTACCTTTCCGAACTCGCAGTTCTGGGAAAGAGGCAGTCGTACATTTTGCAATAACGGCAACATCTCGCTGGTTTACCGCGTCAATTTGATGCGCTCGCTGGCGTTTGGCCTGGGAGGATCGGCAACGCCGGATGCCAAACTGGTCAGAATCTCGCTCGACGAGGAGTCTGGCGGGGCGGGGATTCAACTGAATGATAGAAATCTGAGCTGGAGGGAAGCTCACACGGGCCGTACCGTTGTGGATGGATGGACTAACAGTCACTCAACAGATGCGATTGCAAAAGATTATAGGTTCACGATCAACGCAGTTGACGTCTCTGGAAATGGTCAACAATCCGCATCAATTCTCAAAACATTTCCGGCCTCGAATTTCAATGCAAACTACGAACATACCGAAGTTTCCGGCTTTCAAATTGGTGTTGGCGGAAAGGATGAATCTAACAGAAGTGCTCCGAAGATAAAACTCGAACCTCAGTTTTCTTACCGGCAGGAGCTAACTTTACGTTATAAAACAGAGGACTATCGCATTTTGAGGTCGTCGTCCGATTCAAGCAGGGTTTCATTTATATGGGAGCGGCAACAATATCCCACGGCTGAATCGCTTCTTAACGTCGCGACCAGTCCGGTCTGGGACACCCTGTATCCTATCGACTCTAAAAAAATTAGTGCGCTTAGTTATAGGGGGATTACGCCTAATTTCGACGTCATCTACAGGGCCGCGCCTGCCGCGAAAGGCGTCACGAGATTTTACATAGACTCGTCGGTCAATATATGGGCGATCTATGATGCAATTTATCAGCATTTTTACGTAGTCGGCTCTCACAAGTCGTATCAGGCTCAGGAGCAATGGCAGAAATACAGGAGAGTGTCGGAAGTCGTACATTTCGACGTAGACTGGAATCATCCGGTCTTCACCGGGGGGCGCCCCGTCAACATTCAACTGGGTGACCAGAATAATTCCTGCCTCGCGAATGGTTCGCAGGGTAAGGTGATCATTGAAGCTTGCGACCTTAAAAGTAACGCGCAGTCGTTTATTTACGATCAGTACGGCCGCTATGTCAGCGCTGCAAACGCCGGGCAATGCCTCGACGGCAACGACTTGACCTCATTGAAACCATGTAATGCAAGTTTGACTCAACGTTGGGCGTGGAAGGATCAATCCGAAACGCTGGAGAACGAATATGTGGCGGGCAGTTTCCTCGCGCATGACATGCGCAGTAACCAGATGACGCTTGCCAGTCCGGGTGCCTCGAACGTAAGTACGAGGATGCTCACGAAATTTACGGATATCTTCAGCCAGTAG
- a CDS encoding PQQ-dependent sugar dehydrogenase codes for MRLLNRLVASMMLPLAACAIGPSSSNDPGFGVAPDIPAAETRFIPMVNIAPVEERPAGFRPKPPEGFTVTKFAGALAHPRWLYTLPNGDVLVAETDAPKEHDEGSGIFGWIRRQVMKRAGAGVASPDRIVLLRATNGSGVAQMQTVFLSGLHSPFGMALVGDALYVADTDALLRFDYTTGATQIASPGRKVADLPAGPINHHWTKNVVADRTGKHLYITVGSNSNAGENGIGAESGRARILEFDVDTGRLRPFATGLRNANGLSWQPESGALWTAVNERDDLGNNLVPDYMTQVKEGAFYGFPYSYYGQHVDTRVNPQRPDLVATAIAPDYALGNHTASLGLVFYDGRLFPAHYWGGAFVGQHGSWNRKPRTGYKVIFVPFIDGKPAGVPEDFLTGFLTADGHAVGRPVGVALDARGALLVADDVGNAVWRVAPR; via the coding sequence ATGCGCCTGCTCAATCGTCTCGTTGCCTCAATGATGTTGCCGCTCGCCGCCTGCGCGATTGGACCGTCAAGTTCAAATGATCCCGGATTTGGTGTCGCGCCCGACATACCGGCCGCAGAAACAAGATTCATTCCGATGGTTAACATCGCGCCAGTGGAGGAGCGGCCGGCCGGCTTCAGGCCTAAGCCTCCCGAAGGCTTCACGGTCACGAAGTTTGCTGGCGCTCTGGCACACCCACGATGGCTGTACACCTTGCCTAACGGTGACGTTCTGGTTGCGGAAACCGACGCCCCCAAAGAGCATGACGAGGGAAGCGGCATATTCGGCTGGATCAGACGACAGGTCATGAAGCGCGCTGGGGCAGGAGTGGCCAGTCCCGACCGTATCGTTCTGTTGCGTGCCACGAACGGCAGTGGCGTCGCCCAGATGCAAACCGTCTTTCTCAGCGGCCTGCACTCGCCGTTCGGAATGGCGCTCGTGGGCGACGCGCTCTATGTGGCAGACACGGACGCCTTGCTGCGTTTCGACTATACGACGGGCGCGACGCAGATCGCCAGCCCTGGGCGCAAGGTCGCCGATTTGCCAGCGGGCCCAATCAATCATCATTGGACGAAAAATGTTGTCGCGGACCGCACTGGCAAGCATCTCTACATCACGGTCGGCTCAAACAGCAATGCGGGCGAGAATGGCATCGGAGCGGAATCGGGCCGCGCGCGAATCCTTGAATTCGATGTGGATACCGGGCGCTTGCGACCGTTTGCGACGGGGTTGCGCAACGCCAACGGTCTCTCGTGGCAACCGGAAAGCGGAGCGCTGTGGACGGCGGTCAACGAGCGGGACGATCTCGGCAACAATCTTGTTCCGGACTACATGACCCAGGTAAAGGAGGGCGCGTTTTATGGCTTTCCTTATAGCTATTATGGTCAGCATGTCGACACGCGAGTCAACCCGCAACGCCCCGATCTGGTCGCGACGGCCATCGCTCCGGACTACGCACTCGGAAATCATACGGCTTCCTTGGGGCTGGTGTTTTACGACGGGAGGTTGTTTCCGGCGCACTACTGGGGCGGCGCGTTCGTGGGGCAACATGGGTCTTGGAATCGCAAGCCGCGCACGGGTTACAAGGTGATATTTGTGCCCTTCATTGACGGGAAACCTGCTGGCGTTCCGGAGGACTTTCTGACCGGCTTTCTTACCGCCGATGGCCATGCCGTGGGCCGTCCCGTTGGCGTCGCGCTGGATGCGCGAGGCGCCCTTCTTGTGGCGGACGACGTCGGTAATGCCGTCTGGCGAGTCGCACCGCGATAG